Proteins encoded by one window of Flagellimonas lutaonensis:
- the moaA gene encoding GTP 3',8-cyclase MoaA — MLIDNHNRTINYLRLAVTDRCNLRCNYCMPSEGINFAKRDSVFTIDELCLVAEILVGQGIEKIRITGGEPFVRKDLMVLLRHLTTLKGLNDISVTTNATLIGPHIDELKQLGINNINVSLDAINRGTFEKITRRNQYDTVHNNLIRLISEGFNVRINFIVLEGQNEQDILPILRLMKHYPVSVRFLEEMPFNGGSKTFQKIKWDYKAILAHITEAFPNYRKLESPATSTSINYQIEGHKSTFGLIPSFSRTFCGSCNRLRITATGDVITCLYGKPKANLREMVRGGNPREKVAQTILATLGSRAKTGFEAQNEHEKVFDKSMTSIGG; from the coding sequence ATGTTGATAGACAACCACAATAGAACCATCAATTACCTACGGTTGGCCGTGACCGATCGCTGCAACCTGCGCTGTAACTACTGCATGCCCTCCGAGGGGATCAACTTTGCCAAACGCGATTCGGTGTTTACCATTGACGAGCTGTGTCTGGTGGCCGAAATATTGGTCGGGCAAGGCATCGAAAAAATCCGTATTACGGGCGGTGAGCCCTTTGTGCGAAAAGATTTGATGGTTTTGCTGAGGCATCTGACCACGCTCAAGGGGTTGAACGATATATCGGTCACCACCAATGCCACGTTGATCGGTCCGCATATCGATGAACTTAAGCAGTTGGGCATCAACAATATCAATGTCAGCCTCGATGCCATAAACCGCGGGACCTTTGAAAAGATTACCCGACGCAACCAGTACGACACGGTACACAACAATTTGATCCGATTGATTTCGGAGGGATTCAATGTACGCATCAACTTCATCGTATTGGAAGGACAGAACGAGCAGGATATTTTGCCCATATTACGACTGATGAAGCACTATCCGGTCTCCGTACGGTTTTTGGAGGAAATGCCCTTTAATGGGGGGAGCAAGACCTTCCAAAAAATCAAATGGGACTACAAGGCCATTCTTGCGCATATAACGGAAGCCTTTCCCAACTACCGAAAATTGGAATCACCGGCAACATCCACCTCCATCAACTACCAGATTGAAGGGCACAAGAGTACTTTTGGGCTTATTCCCTCATTCAGCCGTACCTTTTGCGGAAGTTGCAATCGACTCCGCATCACGGCCACAGGAGATGTGATCACCTGCCTATACGGAAAGCCCAAGGCCAATCTGCGTGAAATGGTCAGGGGCGGAAACCCTCGTGAAAAAGTGGCGCAGACCATATTGGCAACCCTCGGCAGTAGGGCCAAGACCGGTTTTGAGGCACAAAACGAACACGAAAAGGTATTTGATAAGTCAATGACTTCCATTGGAGGGTGA
- a CDS encoding polysaccharide deacetylase family protein encodes MKKVFPFLCFLIFFGFQQVAAQATNVAERLGYSKHDKLLIIHADDLGVAHSENKASIKAMEEGCVNSASIMVPCPWFPEIAAYAKEHQEMDFGLHLTVTSEWKYYKWGPSYWSHIMASFRNEQGYFYDNVADVAAKGNPDVLKTELATQVRLALNAGIDVTHLDAHMGAVMATPEFLKAYIQVGRDHSLPVLLDYGIPVMDSPEIQQMMTEKDVVVDRVLTAMPEDFADGMDQYYTKVLNELEPGLNCLLIHTAYDDEEMQAITIDHPDWGSAWRQADYDFFTSDKCAALLGANGIILVTWREIRDKITRAE; translated from the coding sequence ATGAAAAAAGTATTTCCTTTCCTATGTTTCCTGATATTTTTTGGTTTTCAACAGGTGGCGGCCCAAGCGACCAATGTGGCCGAAAGACTGGGGTATTCAAAACATGATAAACTATTAATCATACACGCAGATGATCTGGGGGTGGCACATTCTGAGAACAAGGCCAGCATCAAGGCGATGGAAGAAGGCTGTGTCAATTCTGCCAGCATAATGGTTCCGTGCCCTTGGTTTCCTGAAATTGCCGCGTATGCGAAAGAGCACCAAGAAATGGATTTCGGCTTGCATTTAACCGTGACCAGCGAGTGGAAATACTACAAGTGGGGACCTTCATACTGGAGCCATATCATGGCCTCTTTCAGAAACGAGCAAGGTTATTTTTATGACAACGTGGCTGATGTGGCGGCCAAGGGGAACCCCGACGTGCTAAAAACCGAATTGGCCACACAGGTACGGTTGGCACTCAACGCCGGTATTGATGTAACCCATTTAGATGCCCACATGGGGGCGGTAATGGCAACCCCTGAGTTTTTAAAGGCCTATATTCAGGTTGGAAGAGATCATAGCCTCCCCGTTTTATTGGATTATGGTATTCCAGTCATGGATAGCCCAGAAATTCAACAAATGATGACCGAGAAAGATGTGGTTGTAGACCGGGTGTTGACGGCCATGCCAGAAGATTTTGCGGATGGAATGGACCAGTATTATACCAAGGTGTTGAACGAATTGGAACCAGGTTTGAACTGTCTGCTCATACACACCGCCTATGATGATGAGGAAATGCAGGCCATAACCATTGACCACCCCGATTGGGGTTCGGCATGGCGACAAGCCGATTACGATTTCTTTACCAGTGATAAATGTGCAGCGTTGTTAGGGGCGAACGGGATTATTTTGGTGACCTGGCGCGAGATACGTGATAAAATCACCCGGGCCGAATAA
- a CDS encoding xanthine dehydrogenase family protein molybdopterin-binding subunit, whose protein sequence is MANQHMTLSRRGFMRTTGLASGGMLIGFNLFQACKPKVEPPVDLSQLNYNDFNAFIEIAEDGTVKIYSPNPEIGQGVKTSMPMIIAEELDVAWKDVYVAQAPLNTEHYTRQVAGGSQSIRHGWDALRQTGATAKQMLVNAAAAKWGVDASECTVSEGVITNAAGETLGYGDVVNEAAKLEVPEEVTLKKPSEYNIIGKDARNVDIDEIITGKPLFGLDYKVEGMVYAAVARPPAFGQTLKSFDDTKARQMPGVIDIFTIGEKARALLEKDERTGNILSGSDKVVVIAETTWQAMKAKEALETVWEDGENMESTADHDKILTDLLDGNEFQTMRADGNVKKAFAEADQVLERTYESPFLPHNCMEPMNFFAHVTDEKVHLVGPIQTPEWKAGLVSAMLERDPKEIHLEMTRMGGGFGRRLFGDFVLEAAEISDKIRKPVKVVYSREDDMNDGIYRMAIKYRIKAGVKDGQVTAYHLKEAAINSNMYGLIPNFFPAGAIENYQVDAANHKSPITTGAWRAPYTNFLAYAEQSFFDELAEMMEVDRVQLRLDLLKKVDAASDERIQYSPERMIKVIESAVEKSGWGKQPKGVYQGFVNYYCHNSHVAEVADVVIENGEPVVKKVTCVVDCGIVVNPLGAKNQAEGGVIDGIGHAMYGDFGFEKGKPVASNFDKYRLIRMKEAPVVEVHFIKNDLSPTGLGEPTLPPAGGAIANALKAATGNRLYKQPFTKTPELLKPRKQEIIG, encoded by the coding sequence ATGGCAAATCAACATATGACATTAAGTAGAAGGGGCTTTATGCGCACCACCGGTCTAGCCAGTGGTGGCATGCTCATAGGTTTCAACCTGTTTCAGGCCTGTAAGCCCAAGGTAGAACCGCCCGTTGACCTTTCGCAGCTCAATTACAACGACTTCAACGCATTTATTGAAATAGCGGAAGATGGCACCGTTAAGATATATTCGCCGAATCCTGAAATAGGGCAGGGGGTAAAGACCTCCATGCCCATGATCATTGCCGAGGAGCTGGATGTGGCATGGAAAGATGTGTATGTAGCACAAGCACCTTTGAATACAGAACATTATACCCGTCAGGTTGCTGGTGGCAGCCAGTCAATACGCCACGGATGGGATGCTCTTCGACAGACCGGTGCCACGGCCAAACAGATGTTGGTGAATGCTGCAGCTGCCAAGTGGGGCGTTGATGCATCTGAATGTACTGTGAGCGAAGGGGTAATTACAAATGCTGCCGGCGAGACCCTCGGTTACGGTGACGTGGTGAACGAGGCCGCAAAATTGGAAGTGCCCGAAGAAGTGACCCTTAAAAAACCCAGTGAATATAACATTATTGGCAAAGATGCCCGAAACGTTGACATAGATGAAATTATTACGGGCAAGCCCCTATTCGGATTGGATTACAAGGTGGAAGGAATGGTCTATGCCGCAGTTGCAAGGCCACCGGCATTTGGCCAAACACTGAAGTCATTCGACGATACCAAGGCCAGACAAATGCCTGGTGTCATTGACATCTTTACCATAGGGGAGAAAGCCCGGGCATTATTGGAAAAAGACGAACGAACCGGCAATATCTTGTCAGGAAGCGATAAAGTAGTGGTCATTGCCGAAACCACTTGGCAGGCCATGAAGGCCAAGGAAGCGCTGGAAACGGTTTGGGAAGATGGAGAAAATATGGAGAGCACTGCTGACCACGACAAAATATTGACCGATTTGCTTGATGGCAACGAATTTCAGACCATGCGGGCAGACGGTAACGTAAAAAAGGCCTTTGCCGAGGCCGACCAAGTGTTGGAACGCACCTACGAGTCGCCCTTTTTACCGCACAACTGCATGGAACCCATGAACTTTTTTGCCCATGTAACAGATGAGAAAGTACATTTGGTGGGTCCGATACAGACGCCCGAATGGAAAGCCGGACTCGTATCGGCAATGCTAGAGCGCGACCCAAAGGAAATCCACCTGGAGATGACCCGTATGGGCGGGGGCTTTGGCCGACGGCTTTTTGGTGATTTTGTGCTTGAAGCAGCAGAAATATCCGACAAGATCAGAAAGCCTGTTAAAGTGGTCTACTCCAGGGAAGACGATATGAACGATGGCATTTACAGAATGGCCATCAAATACCGCATAAAGGCAGGTGTAAAAGATGGCCAGGTTACCGCTTACCATTTGAAAGAGGCTGCCATCAACTCGAATATGTACGGTTTGATACCAAATTTCTTTCCGGCAGGGGCAATTGAAAATTACCAAGTAGACGCCGCCAACCATAAAAGTCCCATCACCACAGGGGCATGGCGCGCGCCGTACACCAATTTTTTGGCCTATGCAGAACAGAGTTTCTTTGATGAACTGGCCGAAATGATGGAGGTGGATCGCGTACAACTGCGGTTAGACCTCTTGAAAAAGGTAGATGCCGCATCCGACGAACGGATTCAGTATTCTCCTGAACGAATGATCAAGGTAATCGAGAGCGCTGTTGAAAAATCGGGTTGGGGCAAACAACCCAAAGGGGTGTACCAAGGTTTTGTAAACTATTATTGCCATAACAGCCATGTAGCAGAGGTTGCTGATGTGGTCATTGAAAATGGCGAACCGGTGGTAAAAAAAGTGACCTGTGTAGTGGATTGTGGCATTGTAGTGAATCCACTGGGCGCCAAAAACCAGGCCGAAGGCGGGGTTATTGATGGCATTGGACATGCCATGTATGGGGATTTTGGATTTGAGAAGGGCAAGCCTGTTGCCAGTAATTTTGACAAGTATCGGTTGATTCGTATGAAAGAAGCCCCGGTCGTCGAGGTGCATTTTATCAAGAACGATCTTTCGCCTACAGGTCTGGGGGAACCTACCTTGCCACCGGCGGGCGGGGCCATTGCCAATGCCTTAAAGGCCGCAACGGGCAATCGTCTATATAAACAGCCATTTACCAAGACACCTGAATTATTGAAACCACGAAAACAGGAAATCATAGGGTAA
- a CDS encoding MoaD/ThiS family protein encodes MTILLFGVTKDIVGSPTLSIPTSTITGKKVPKTVGELRTYLGKLYPKLNTLSSLAIAVNNAYAEDEKEIHSYDEIALIPPVSGG; translated from the coding sequence ATGACCATATTATTGTTCGGGGTTACCAAAGATATTGTCGGTAGCCCAACATTATCCATACCAACATCGACCATCACGGGTAAAAAGGTGCCCAAGACGGTGGGCGAACTGCGCACCTATCTGGGGAAACTTTATCCAAAATTGAATACCTTGTCGTCGTTGGCAATCGCGGTGAACAATGCCTATGCCGAAGATGAAAAAGAAATCCATTCGTATGATGAAATTGCATTGATCCCCCCTGTCAGTGGAGGATAA
- a CDS encoding molybdopterin molybdotransferase MoeA, with protein sequence MISFEEAQELVLKTATEFKTEKIGLDHTYGRVLAEDILADRDFPPFDRVTKDGIAISFAAYEKGTRAFKIEGIAAAGNPRLALQNPENCLEVMTGAMLPKDTDTVVMYEHLEIHQGVATIKKSVTKGQNIHRKGSDEPMGAVLLKKGHKIEAPEIGVLASVGKFRVEVKKLPAITVVSTGNELVNVDEQPLPHQIRKSNSFSLKAALKVEGLNCNLLHINDNESEIQKALGTALIESDVLLLSGGVSKGKYDYLPAILEKLAVKNSFHRVAQRPGKPFWFGKSATTNTTVFAFPGNPASTFANYHVYFLPWLRKSLGLSTAEKWVALAEPFENSTDLTRLIRAKLHLKDGRLKATLVMGNGSGDLTSLAQSNAFVRFKPNCAYAVGDLVPFYPTRRML encoded by the coding sequence ATGATTTCATTTGAGGAAGCACAAGAGTTGGTATTGAAAACCGCCACTGAATTCAAAACCGAAAAAATCGGTTTAGACCATACCTATGGGCGTGTACTGGCCGAAGATATTCTGGCTGACCGTGATTTCCCGCCCTTTGACAGAGTGACCAAAGACGGGATAGCCATCTCATTTGCCGCTTACGAAAAAGGCACACGCGCGTTTAAGATAGAGGGAATCGCCGCTGCCGGCAACCCGCGATTGGCCTTACAAAACCCAGAAAACTGTTTGGAAGTGATGACGGGCGCCATGCTTCCCAAAGATACCGATACTGTGGTGATGTACGAACATCTTGAAATACATCAGGGGGTTGCTACCATCAAAAAAAGTGTGACCAAGGGGCAGAACATCCACAGAAAGGGCAGCGATGAGCCCATGGGTGCCGTATTGCTCAAAAAGGGCCATAAAATTGAAGCCCCGGAAATAGGAGTGTTGGCCTCAGTTGGCAAATTTAGGGTGGAAGTAAAAAAGCTTCCTGCCATTACAGTAGTTTCAACCGGCAACGAATTGGTGAATGTTGATGAACAACCACTTCCTCACCAAATTAGAAAGTCCAACAGCTTCTCGTTAAAGGCTGCACTAAAGGTTGAAGGTTTAAACTGTAATCTTTTGCATATCAATGATAATGAGTCTGAAATACAGAAAGCCTTGGGTACGGCCTTGATAGAAAGCGATGTGTTGCTTTTGAGCGGGGGCGTCTCCAAAGGAAAATATGACTACCTGCCCGCCATCTTGGAAAAGCTTGCGGTCAAAAACAGTTTTCATCGGGTGGCACAGCGTCCTGGCAAGCCTTTTTGGTTTGGCAAGAGTGCAACGACAAATACAACGGTTTTTGCCTTTCCGGGCAATCCGGCCTCAACATTTGCCAACTACCATGTATATTTTCTGCCATGGCTTCGAAAGTCGCTGGGCCTTTCTACTGCCGAAAAGTGGGTGGCGCTGGCCGAACCTTTTGAAAACAGTACAGATTTGACGCGCCTTATCCGCGCCAAATTGCATTTGAAAGATGGCCGATTAAAAGCTACCTTAGTCATGGGCAATGGATCTGGCGACTTGACCAGTCTTGCCCAATCGAATGCCTTTGTGCGGTTCAAGCCGAATTGCGCCTATGCCGTTGGCGATTTGGTCCCTTTTTACCCCACAAGAAGAATGTTGTGA
- a CDS encoding sulfite exporter TauE/SafE family protein translates to MSLATGEFVGLIAIFFAVALLYSSVGFGGGSSYLAILALVLSSFFVIRSTALLCNLAVVLGSSYWYWRAGLLQLKKFLPFIATSIPMAFLGASFRLEERIFFIILGISLIGSAIALAVQTIQLKTNYEPKKYPSYLSYCLGAAIGLLSGLVGIGGGIFLAPVLNYMRWDRPLVIAALASFFILVNSVSGLTGLAIAGTFEWFWPEIAMLVVAVVVGGQLGVRLSLGQFSAKAIRLVTALLVLIVGLRVLLENGLHLNLWG, encoded by the coding sequence ATGTCTTTAGCCACTGGCGAATTTGTGGGCCTTATAGCCATTTTTTTTGCTGTGGCGTTGCTCTACTCCAGTGTAGGGTTTGGTGGTGGATCTAGTTATTTGGCCATTCTTGCGTTGGTCTTGAGCAGCTTTTTTGTCATTCGTAGCACGGCCCTGTTGTGTAATTTGGCGGTGGTTTTGGGCAGTAGTTACTGGTATTGGCGAGCGGGTCTCTTGCAATTGAAAAAGTTTCTGCCTTTTATTGCCACGAGCATCCCCATGGCTTTTTTAGGTGCGTCGTTTCGACTTGAAGAACGTATTTTTTTCATCATTTTGGGCATATCGCTTATTGGTTCGGCCATTGCCCTTGCTGTTCAGACCATACAGTTAAAAACAAATTATGAACCTAAAAAATACCCATCGTATTTGTCTTACTGCCTAGGTGCCGCCATTGGCCTGCTCTCAGGTTTGGTAGGTATTGGTGGCGGTATTTTTTTGGCCCCGGTTCTGAACTATATGAGGTGGGACCGACCTTTGGTCATCGCGGCATTGGCCAGTTTTTTCATCCTAGTCAATTCGGTTTCGGGCTTGACGGGCTTGGCCATCGCGGGCACTTTTGAATGGTTTTGGCCTGAAATTGCAATGTTGGTGGTTGCCGTGGTCGTGGGAGGGCAACTGGGCGTTCGATTGAGCCTAGGGCAGTTCTCCGCCAAGGCAATACGTTTGGTTACAGCCCTTTTGGTATTGATAGTGGGGCTCAGGGTATTACTGGAAAATGGGTTGCATTTAAATTTATGGGGATGA
- a CDS encoding NTP transferase domain-containing protein, protein MLGSNETKLYGLILSGGKSTRMGTDKGLLNYHGIPQREYLYGLLENLGLDCFLSIRTEQQGTVPDNFNTVVDNNRHLGPFNGILSAHDAYPEAAWLVLACDLPLLDKAALKSLVLKRNPRKLATAYATQASGLPEPLVAIWEPKGLQRAKEYLKVAESSCPRKFLINSDIDLVYPEKDEVLYNANSFTEFEFAKSKLR, encoded by the coding sequence ATGTTAGGTAGTAACGAAACAAAACTGTACGGCTTGATCCTTTCGGGTGGCAAGAGCACCCGAATGGGTACTGACAAGGGTTTGCTGAATTACCATGGTATTCCCCAACGTGAATACCTATACGGGCTGCTGGAAAATTTGGGGCTCGATTGTTTTTTGAGTATTCGAACCGAACAGCAGGGCACCGTGCCCGACAATTTTAACACCGTGGTCGACAACAATCGCCACCTCGGCCCTTTCAATGGTATATTGAGCGCACACGATGCCTATCCTGAGGCGGCTTGGCTGGTTTTGGCCTGCGATCTGCCGTTGCTTGACAAGGCCGCACTTAAGAGCTTGGTATTAAAGCGGAATCCCCGAAAACTGGCGACCGCCTACGCTACACAAGCCAGTGGGTTGCCAGAACCATTGGTTGCCATCTGGGAGCCCAAGGGACTACAGCGAGCCAAAGAATACCTCAAGGTTGCGGAAAGCAGTTGTCCAAGAAAATTTTTGATCAATTCCGATATAGATTTGGTATATCCAGAGAAAGACGAAGTGCTTTATAATGCCAATTCATTCACAGAATTTGAATTTGCCAAGTCAAAACTGAGGTAA
- a CDS encoding tetratricopeptide repeat protein gives MKKTLILLALFAFCHVSAQKGISSADWQADLRYLQKTVHDDYPFLFKKTTPEVFDTAIEELYGKIPKLQDHEVLVGLAKIVSLFKYGHTGVGFRDNPIPYHKLPMVIYQFADGVYITGAHKKYGEIVGAKILKVEDRPIDEVLKAIYPVVPAENDQYFKAYGISYLTIPEVLHAQGITKTLQENITMQLEKDGKIFMSIVKATDELDFPLQYGEVKPASDWVSARDLSNPPHYLKDLDQIYYYEYLPEEKALYVRHSQIQDDPSEDIPSFFGRVFSFIENNDVEKLVLDVRLNGGGNNYKNKPVVTGIIETKKINKTGKLYVIIGRRTFSACQNLVNELDNYTNVIFVGEPTAENINFYGDNKKVVLPNSGVPVYLSFAWWQDKPQWENGPYTVPDVSVAPSFEDYRLNRDPVLEKALGFDGPNFISDPMAYLRGLFEANKIDLLKKEAVRLVNDPLYENVDFESEFTRAGYSLLDADRQQEAIFVFELTTALFPESDYCWYSLAEACLKAGDTTKAKEYYKKAIALNPKGSTANFAKSRLEKITSD, from the coding sequence ATGAAAAAAACACTCATTTTACTGGCTTTATTTGCATTTTGCCATGTTTCCGCCCAAAAAGGTATTTCAAGTGCAGATTGGCAGGCAGACCTTCGTTATCTCCAGAAAACGGTTCATGATGACTACCCCTTTCTTTTTAAAAAGACCACTCCAGAGGTTTTCGATACCGCTATTGAAGAACTTTATGGCAAAATACCCAAACTTCAAGACCATGAAGTGCTGGTCGGCCTCGCCAAGATAGTCTCCCTGTTCAAATACGGCCACACTGGCGTAGGTTTTAGGGATAATCCGATACCTTATCACAAACTGCCCATGGTTATCTACCAATTCGCAGATGGGGTTTACATAACCGGGGCACATAAAAAATATGGAGAAATAGTGGGGGCCAAGATCCTCAAGGTTGAAGACCGGCCGATAGATGAAGTGCTAAAGGCCATTTACCCAGTAGTGCCAGCTGAAAACGACCAATATTTCAAAGCATATGGCATCAGTTATCTGACCATTCCCGAAGTGCTACATGCCCAGGGCATCACCAAGACGTTGCAAGAAAATATCACCATGCAGCTCGAGAAAGATGGAAAGATCTTTATGTCCATCGTCAAGGCCACCGATGAACTAGACTTTCCGTTGCAATATGGGGAAGTGAAACCGGCATCTGATTGGGTGAGTGCCAGAGACCTATCCAATCCGCCACATTATCTCAAAGACCTTGATCAGATATATTATTATGAGTACCTGCCAGAAGAGAAGGCATTGTACGTAAGACACAGCCAAATTCAAGATGACCCTTCTGAGGACATTCCTTCTTTTTTCGGTCGTGTCTTCAGTTTTATCGAAAACAACGATGTTGAGAAATTGGTGTTGGACGTGCGCCTGAACGGGGGCGGCAACAATTATAAGAACAAGCCCGTGGTCACGGGAATCATCGAAACCAAAAAAATCAATAAAACGGGCAAATTGTATGTCATTATCGGAAGACGCACTTTTTCAGCTTGCCAAAACCTGGTCAATGAACTGGACAATTACACCAATGTTATTTTCGTAGGGGAACCGACCGCCGAGAACATCAATTTTTATGGTGACAACAAAAAAGTGGTGTTGCCGAACAGTGGAGTGCCTGTCTATTTGTCTTTTGCATGGTGGCAAGACAAGCCCCAATGGGAAAACGGGCCCTATACCGTACCTGATGTAAGCGTAGCACCTAGCTTTGAAGACTATAGATTGAACAGGGACCCTGTACTTGAAAAAGCGCTGGGTTTTGATGGCCCCAACTTTATCAGTGACCCAATGGCATATCTCAGGGGTTTGTTCGAGGCGAACAAGATCGACTTGTTGAAAAAAGAGGCGGTACGGCTGGTAAACGATCCTTTGTACGAAAACGTGGACTTTGAAAGTGAATTCACCAGGGCCGGTTATTCGCTGTTGGATGCGGATCGGCAGCAAGAGGCCATTTTCGTATTCGAGCTTACCACGGCCTTATTTCCTGAATCGGACTATTGCTGGTATTCGTTGGCCGAGGCGTGTTTAAAGGCTGGCGATACCACCAAGGCCAAAGAATATTATAAAAAGGCAATAGCGCTGAACCCGAAAGGGTCCACGGCCAATTTTGCCAAGAGCAGATTGGAGAAGATTACAAGCGATTAG
- a CDS encoding (2Fe-2S)-binding protein, translating into MPTYQIKVNGAQKTVDVSADTPVLWVLRDHLDLVGTKYGCGIGQCGACTIHVDGVAMRSCSMTMGQLEGKSVTTIEGLSEDGSHPVQIAWKEVDVPQCGYCQAGQIMTASAFLESNPNPTEEDIKNAMHGNICRCAAYNRIYRAVEKAAENMG; encoded by the coding sequence ATGCCAACGTATCAAATCAAGGTCAACGGTGCACAAAAGACCGTTGATGTTTCCGCAGACACGCCCGTGCTTTGGGTGCTGCGAGACCACTTAGACTTGGTAGGCACCAAATACGGCTGTGGAATCGGCCAATGCGGGGCCTGTACCATTCATGTTGACGGTGTGGCCATGAGAAGCTGCTCAATGACCATGGGCCAGCTCGAAGGTAAATCGGTTACTACCATTGAAGGACTTTCTGAGGATGGAAGCCATCCTGTCCAGATTGCCTGGAAAGAAGTCGATGTGCCCCAATGTGGGTATTGCCAAGCGGGGCAGATCATGACCGCTTCGGCCTTTTTGGAGAGCAATCCGAATCCTACCGAAGAAGACATCAAGAATGCCATGCACGGAAACATCTGTCGCTGCGCGGCTTACAATCGAATCTATAGGGCGGTCGAAAAGGCTGCTGAGAACATGGGTTAA
- a CDS encoding HesA/MoeB/ThiF family protein: MAQPRFIRHHQLKGFGPESQSKLGQARVLIVGLGGLGLPVAQYLNAMGVGTLGLVEQDLIEYHNLQRQLLYDERDVGRPKLEVAIERLANQNRCTNLISFDTFLTKTNALRIVGDFDLVVDATDNFATRYLINDACVILKKPFVYGALHGFEGHVSVFNHDGGPTYRCLFPEMPKAEEVPDCNENGVLGVVPGIIGTLQALEVVKIVAGIGNVLSGKLLLYDGLTQTTQQIDIPVNPQNKKIKELLASYGASDCETAFSMEPEKFAEMVKRQKVQLIDVRNPNEYREFHLQLAKNIPLAELSSRLDEIDFDRPVYIICQSGTRSAKALARLRQERPNAAILHILGGMDKTVPLCL, encoded by the coding sequence ATGGCACAACCACGCTTCATTCGACACCACCAATTGAAGGGTTTTGGCCCCGAAAGCCAGTCAAAGCTTGGGCAGGCCCGTGTATTGATTGTGGGTCTAGGGGGCCTTGGGCTGCCGGTGGCCCAATATTTGAACGCCATGGGTGTGGGTACACTGGGGTTGGTAGAACAAGATCTTATAGAGTACCATAATTTACAGCGACAGCTTCTATATGATGAAAGAGATGTGGGCCGGCCCAAACTAGAAGTGGCCATCGAAAGGTTGGCGAACCAAAACAGGTGTACCAACCTGATATCTTTCGATACCTTTCTCACAAAAACAAATGCCCTGCGGATTGTCGGGGACTTTGACCTGGTGGTCGATGCCACCGATAATTTTGCCACGCGTTACTTGATCAATGACGCCTGTGTTATTTTAAAAAAGCCATTTGTGTACGGTGCCCTGCATGGGTTTGAGGGCCATGTCAGTGTTTTCAACCATGATGGCGGCCCTACCTATCGCTGTTTATTCCCAGAGATGCCCAAGGCGGAAGAAGTGCCTGATTGCAACGAAAATGGGGTTTTAGGGGTGGTGCCCGGTATCATTGGGACATTACAGGCCTTGGAAGTGGTCAAAATAGTGGCGGGGATCGGCAATGTGTTATCGGGCAAATTATTGTTATACGATGGTCTGACCCAAACCACGCAACAAATCGATATCCCCGTAAATCCCCAGAACAAAAAAATCAAAGAGCTGTTGGCATCGTATGGGGCTTCCGATTGTGAAACAGCGTTTTCCATGGAACCTGAAAAGTTTGCCGAGATGGTCAAAAGACAGAAAGTACAGCTGATCGATGTCCGCAATCCAAACGAATACCGTGAATTCCACTTACAGTTGGCCAAGAACATTCCGCTTGCTGAGCTATCCTCAAGGCTTGATGAGATTGATTTCGACCGCCCTGTATATATCATCTGCCAATCAGGAACAAGAAGTGCAAAGGCACTCGCCCGATTAAGGCAAGAGCGCCCCAATGCAGCCATTTTGCATATCTTGGGCGGAATGGACAAAACTGTGCCTTTATGTCTTTAG